The following are encoded in a window of SAR324 cluster bacterium genomic DNA:
- a CDS encoding histidine phosphatase family protein produces the protein MEEWMIFNTSPHPLMETSMNLVPVDTGASLFLRHSTRYAIPERTSGAAIPLTPEGIEMVRNWAQTLPFSVSGIYSSSMGRCMETGRIIMETLGLKTDVIPLPILKEPGAFVENIRQAGTIFLEVGPLGLINLQLQGELIPGVIPLSQGVPRIISQCPPAKNARELNIYITHDTVISCLAYYLSGITTLSPEMWPWMLEGLFCWNSGENFHWAWRGQSGAMPLSKLYQE, from the coding sequence ATGGAAGAATGGATGATTTTTAACACCTCTCCCCATCCATTGATGGAAACCTCCATGAATCTTGTTCCCGTGGATACCGGCGCTTCTCTGTTCCTCAGACATTCAACCCGCTACGCAATCCCGGAACGAACCTCCGGCGCCGCCATTCCATTAACACCGGAAGGAATTGAAATGGTGCGGAACTGGGCACAAACGCTACCTTTTTCAGTTTCCGGGATTTATTCCAGTTCCATGGGGCGTTGTATGGAAACAGGACGCATTATCATGGAAACCCTTGGCTTGAAAACCGATGTCATTCCCTTGCCGATTCTCAAGGAACCGGGTGCGTTTGTGGAAAATATCAGGCAAGCGGGAACAATATTTCTTGAAGTGGGTCCGCTGGGCTTGATCAATCTGCAATTACAAGGTGAACTCATTCCCGGTGTCATTCCACTCTCACAAGGTGTTCCACGCATAATCAGTCAATGTCCTCCGGCAAAAAACGCCAGAGAACTTAACATTTATATCACTCATGACACCGTGATTTCCTGTCTGGCATATTATTTATCGGGAATCACAACCCTCTCTCCTGAAATGTGGCCCTGGATGCTGGAAGGGTTGTTCTGCTGGAATTCCGGAGAAAATTTTCACTGGGCATGGCGCGGGCAATCCGGTGCTATGCCACTATCCAAATTGTATCAGGAATAA
- a CDS encoding methyl-accepting chemotaxis protein: MKIRIMLGVALLIQTLILCFSFILWENIQPVDDGFVLTLSMLIFLMGILMTLILLVLFLLFVGTFIPLMRSLQSAANFDFSIPVPGESQHELGLIGKELNQLISGSSRLQTHLKDHHTMLKTNNVSLSNLIQRLQDIAGKTLKDLKSFEHHAKLTIHEIQHRTQKNQDFDNLLEDLGEKMCNIQEEIQSGLKSNQEDIKNLNVVSGQSDSIERSTKQIMELVNQTATLALNAAIEASKAGEHGKGFAVVAEEMRNIANKIKNFAHDIKTQSNQINDSVVVAEETLKKTRTILVHIDTISKTGKETVEHLQAMIDKMEHQVSDIERQMGSFSERSHDRVQSFKELDEIAYEQMRIFKKLEEITLQFAKLNISGITHS, encoded by the coding sequence ATGAAAATTCGAATAATGCTGGGAGTCGCGTTATTAATTCAAACTTTGATTCTGTGTTTTTCCTTCATTCTCTGGGAAAATATTCAACCTGTTGACGATGGCTTTGTTTTAACCCTGTCCATGCTGATATTTTTGATGGGAATTTTGATGACTTTGATTTTATTGGTATTGTTTCTCTTGTTTGTAGGAACGTTCATTCCATTGATGCGGAGTCTTCAAAGTGCGGCCAATTTTGATTTTTCAATCCCGGTTCCTGGAGAAAGCCAGCATGAATTAGGTCTGATCGGCAAAGAACTCAACCAGTTGATTTCCGGTTCATCTCGTTTGCAGACACATCTCAAGGATCATCATACCATGCTCAAAACAAACAATGTCAGTTTGAGTAATCTGATTCAAAGACTACAGGACATTGCTGGAAAAACCCTGAAAGATCTAAAATCTTTTGAACATCATGCCAAGTTGACCATCCATGAAATTCAGCACCGTACCCAGAAAAACCAGGATTTTGATAACCTGCTGGAAGATCTCGGGGAAAAAATGTGCAACATTCAGGAGGAAATACAAAGTGGACTAAAATCAAATCAGGAAGATATCAAAAACCTGAATGTTGTCAGTGGACAATCCGATTCCATCGAACGCAGTACCAAGCAAATCATGGAATTGGTGAATCAGACCGCAACCCTGGCATTGAATGCCGCAATTGAAGCGTCCAAAGCCGGCGAGCATGGAAAAGGATTTGCCGTGGTTGCTGAGGAGATGCGCAATATTGCCAATAAAATCAAAAATTTCGCTCATGACATTAAAACACAGAGTAACCAGATCAATGACAGTGTTGTGGTCGCTGAGGAAACATTGAAAAAAACAAGGACAATTCTCGTACACATTGACACCATTTCCAAAACTGGAAAAGAAACGGTGGAACACCTTCAAGCCATGATTGATAAAATGGAACATCAGGTTTCTGATATTGAGCGTCAAATGGGCAGTTTTTCAGAACGCTCCCACGACCGTGTTCAAAGCTTCAAGGAACTGGACGAAATAGCTTATGAACAAATGCGGATTTTTAAGAAACTGGAAGAAATCACCCTTCAATTTGCCAAACTGAATATTTCTGGCATTACTCACTCCTGA